One Balaenoptera musculus isolate JJ_BM4_2016_0621 chromosome 13, mBalMus1.pri.v3, whole genome shotgun sequence genomic region harbors:
- the C13H2orf49 gene encoding ashwin produces MMAGDVGGRSCPDSELLLHPELLSQEFLLLTLEQKNITVENDMRVNKDSLTDLYVQHAIPLPQRDLPKNRWGKVMEKKREQHEIKNETKRSSTADGFRKRPLIVFDGSSTSTSIKVKKSENGDNDRLKSRPQAGATSNAFRKLSDSSSGVSPLILSSNLPTNNRMEHNNNDTKQNHDLMHRKSPSGPVKSPPLSPVGTTPVKLKRAAPKEEAEAEAANNLKPPEAKRKIQHVTWP; encoded by the exons ATGATGGCGGGGGATGTGGGCGGTCGCAGCTGCCCCGATTCGGAGCTGCTGCTGCACCCGGAGCTGCTGTCCCAGGAGTTCCTTCTCCTCACCCTGGAGCAG AAGAACATAACTGTTGAAAATGACATGAGAGTAAACAAAGACAGTCTTACCGATCTTTATGTTCAGCATGCGATACCACTGCCGCAGAGAGATTTGCCAAAGAATAGATGGGGGAAagtgatggaaaagaaaagagaacaacatGAGATAAAAAATGAGACGAAAAG GAGTAGCACCGCAGACGGGTTTCGGAAAAGACCCCTCATCGTGTTTGACGGGAGTTCAACAAGTACAAGCATAAAAGTGAAGAAGAGCGAGAACGGAGACAATGACCGACTCAAGTCCCGGCCTCAGGCCGGCGCTACCAGTAATGCCTTTCGAAAATTGTCAGATTCCTCTTCAGGTGTTTCACCCCTAATTTTGTCTTCCAATTTGCCTACGAACAATAGAATGGAACACAATAATAATGACACTAAACAGAACCATGACTTAATGCATAGGAAAAGTCCTTCCGGCCCCGTGAAGTCGCCGCCTTTGTCGCCTGTAGGAACTACTCCGGTGAAGTTAAAGCGAGCCGCTCCCAAGGAGGAGGCCGAGGCCGAGGCCGCG AATAACCTGAAGCCCCCAGAAGCAAAGAGGAAGATACAGCATGTTACATGGCCGTGA